Proteins from a genomic interval of Phyllopteryx taeniolatus isolate TA_2022b chromosome 3, UOR_Ptae_1.2, whole genome shotgun sequence:
- the pomt1 gene encoding protein O-mannosyl-transferase 1 isoform X2, producing the protein MALQLPLVVTARVDLLLVLVALLAFWTRMRHLAHPNAVVFDEVYYGQFVSLYMKRLFFIDDSGPPLGHMILALGAYLGGFDGNFTWNRIGAEYPCGVSVWSLRAVPAACGALCVPLGYCVTLELGFGHVSALGAALLLLLDNSLIVQSRLMLLECVLIFFILSSFLAYLRFHRAAGSWPIRYSWLLLSGTSCAATIGVKYMGVFSYLLLLVVAFVHCWKLIGNTQVSGVSVFVECVCRGVCLLVLPVLLYVLCFYVHLTLLHRSGPHDQLMTPAFQASLEGGLSRITEGQPLEVAYGSQVTLRSSTSQPIPCWLHSHKANYPIRYDSGRGSSHQQQVTCYAFKDVNNWWIVKSAARADLAVGRPPRAVRHGDVVQLLHGMTSRLLNSHDVAAPVSPHAQEVSCYIDFNVSMPTQNLWKVDIVNREDDSEVWKTIVSEVRLVHVNTSAVLKMEVVAEKVKGHGSGATWTVEEHRYGTSEEQKDREAELQSPTYMDVSRKISLWSKFLEVQWRMLTVKQEDSEHKYSSAPSEWITMETNIAYWLHPSTNAQIHLIGNPVSWGVANLSLLAYHIMAAIYLLRRRRGIKDLPDVAWERFVSVGVMCVGGWLLNFVPFVLMDKRLFLYHYLPALVFLHLLSAALLEHVHTHVLSKDTHRRVLLACAFVTWVCVFLSYRAFSPLTFGSPELSANQLRALKWRSSWDILYRRR; encoded by the exons ATGGCGCTGCAGCTCCCCCTGGTGGTGACGGCACGCGTGGATCTACTGCTGGTCCTGGTGGCGCTGCTTGCCTTCTGGACCAGGATGCGCCACCTCGCGCACCCCAACGCTGTCGT gTTTGACGAGGTCTACTACGGACAGTTTGTGTCTCTCTACATGAAGAGGCTTTTCTTCATCGATGACAGCGGACCTCCACTTGGTCACATGATCCTGGCCTTGGGGG CCTACTTGGGAGGATTTGATGGAAACTTCACGTGGAACCGAATAGGAGCAG AGTATCCGTGCGGCGTGAGCGTATGGAGTCTGCGTGCTGTCCCGGCTGCGTGCGGCGCGTTGTGTGTTCCTCTTGGGTATTGCGTGACTCTAGAGCTGGGTTTTGGTCACGTGTCGGCGTTGGGCGCGgcgctgctgctgttgctcg ACAATTCTCTGATCGTCCAATCGCGGCTGATGTTGCTGGAATGCGTCCTGATTTTCTTCATCCTGTCATCCTTCCTGGCATACCTTcgtttccaccgtgccgccggcag CTGGCCCATCAGATACAGTTGGCTCCTCCTCTCCGGAACGTCCTGCGCTGCCACCATCGG ggtGAAGTACATGGGCGTGTTCTCCTACCTGCTGCTTTTGGTGGTGGCCTTTGTGCACTGCTGGAAGTTGATTGGCAACACGCAAGTGAGCGGC gtgagtgtgtttgttgagtgtgtgtgtcgcGGCGTGTGTCTGCTGGTGCTTCCAGTGCTGCTCTATGTCCTTTGCTTCTACGTGCACCTCACTCTTCTACACCGCAGTGGACCACACGACCAGCTGATGACCCCCGCCTTCCAAGCCAGCCTCGAG GGCGGTCTGTCCCGGATCACGGAAGGTCAACCTCTGGAGGTTGCGTATGGCAGTCAGGTGACTTTGAGAAGCTCCACCTCACAACCAATCCCATGCTGGCTGCATTCTCACAAAGCCAACTATCCAATCAG gtATGATAGTGGTCGCGGCAGCTCTCACCAGCAGCAGGTAACGTGTTACGCCTTCAAGGACGTCAACAATTGGTGGATCGTTAAAAGCGCTGCCAG GGCCGACCTGGCGGTGGGCCGTCCTCCTCGCGCGGTACGTCACGGCGACGTGGTCCAGCTGCTCCACGGAATGACGTCGCGGTTGCTCAACAG CCACGACGTCGCGGCCCCCGTGAGCCCCCACGCTCAGGAAGTGTCGTGCTACATCGATTTCAACGTGTCCATGCCCACGCAGAACCTTTGGAAAGTG GACATCGTGAACCGCGAGGACGATTCCGAGGTGTGGAAGACGATCGTGTCGGAGGTTCGCTTGGTTCATGTCAACACATCGGCCGTCCTCAAG ATGGAGGTGGTGGCCGAGAAGGTGAAAGGTCACGGCAGCGGCGCGACGTGGACGGTGGAGGAGCACCGATACGGAACCA GTGAGGAGCAGAAGGACAGGGAGGCGGAGCTTCAGTCCCCCACATACATGGACGTGAGCCGCAAGATTTCGTTGTGGTCCAAGTTTCTGGAGGTTCAG TGGCGGATGTTGACGGTGAAGCAGGAAGACTCCGAGCACAAATACAGCTCCGCCCCTTCGGAGTGGATCACCATGGAAACCAACATCGCCTACTGGCTCCACCCCTCCACCAAT GCTCAGATCCATCTGATTGGTAACCCGGTATCATGGGGCGTGGCCAACCTCAGCCTACTGGCCTATCACATCATGGCAGCCATCTACCTGCTGAGGAGGAGGCGGGGCATCAAAGACTTGCCTGACG tgGCGTGGGAGCGTTTTGTGTCAGTGGGCGTGATGTGTGTGGGCGGCTGGTTGTTGAATTTCGTTCCGTTCGTGTTGATGGACAAGCGTCTGTTCCTGTACCACTACCTGCCCGCTCTCGTCTTCCTGCACCTGCTCAGCGCCGCCCTGCTGGAGCACGTGCACACGCACGTGCTCAG caAGGACACGCACCGTCGCGTGCTGCTGGCGTGCGCGTTTGTCACGTGGGTGTGCGTCTTCCTGTCCTATCGCGCCTTCAGCCCTTTGACTTTTGGCAGCCCGGAGTTGTCGGCCAATCAGCTGCGAGCGCTCAAGTGGAGGAGCTCCTGGGACATCCTATACCGCCGCCGCTAG
- the pomt1 gene encoding protein O-mannosyl-transferase 1 isoform X1, which yields MALQLPLVVTARVDLLLVLVALLAFWTRMRHLAHPNAVVFDEVYYGQFVSLYMKRLFFIDDSGPPLGHMILALGAYLGGFDGNFTWNRIGAEYPCGVSVWSLRAVPAACGALCVPLGYCVTLELGFGHVSALGAALLLLLDNSLIVQSRLMLLECVLIFFILSSFLAYLRFHRAAGSWPIRYSWLLLSGTSCAATIGVKYMGVFSYLLLLVVAFVHCWKLIGNTQVSGVSVFVECVCRGVCLLVLPVLLYVLCFYVHLTLLHRSGPHDQLMTPAFQASLEGGLSRITEGQPLEVAYGSQVTLRSSTSQPIPCWLHSHKANYPIRYDSGRGSSHQQQVTCYAFKDVNNWWIVKSAARADLAVGRPPRAVRHGDVVQLLHGMTSRLLNSHDVAAPVSPHAQEVSCYIDFNVSMPTQNLWKVDIVNREDDSEVWKTIVSEVRLVHVNTSAVLKLSGLSLPDWAAGQMEVVAEKVKGHGSGATWTVEEHRYGTSEEQKDREAELQSPTYMDVSRKISLWSKFLEVQWRMLTVKQEDSEHKYSSAPSEWITMETNIAYWLHPSTNAQIHLIGNPVSWGVANLSLLAYHIMAAIYLLRRRRGIKDLPDVAWERFVSVGVMCVGGWLLNFVPFVLMDKRLFLYHYLPALVFLHLLSAALLEHVHTHVLSKDTHRRVLLACAFVTWVCVFLSYRAFSPLTFGSPELSANQLRALKWRSSWDILYRRR from the exons ATGGCGCTGCAGCTCCCCCTGGTGGTGACGGCACGCGTGGATCTACTGCTGGTCCTGGTGGCGCTGCTTGCCTTCTGGACCAGGATGCGCCACCTCGCGCACCCCAACGCTGTCGT gTTTGACGAGGTCTACTACGGACAGTTTGTGTCTCTCTACATGAAGAGGCTTTTCTTCATCGATGACAGCGGACCTCCACTTGGTCACATGATCCTGGCCTTGGGGG CCTACTTGGGAGGATTTGATGGAAACTTCACGTGGAACCGAATAGGAGCAG AGTATCCGTGCGGCGTGAGCGTATGGAGTCTGCGTGCTGTCCCGGCTGCGTGCGGCGCGTTGTGTGTTCCTCTTGGGTATTGCGTGACTCTAGAGCTGGGTTTTGGTCACGTGTCGGCGTTGGGCGCGgcgctgctgctgttgctcg ACAATTCTCTGATCGTCCAATCGCGGCTGATGTTGCTGGAATGCGTCCTGATTTTCTTCATCCTGTCATCCTTCCTGGCATACCTTcgtttccaccgtgccgccggcag CTGGCCCATCAGATACAGTTGGCTCCTCCTCTCCGGAACGTCCTGCGCTGCCACCATCGG ggtGAAGTACATGGGCGTGTTCTCCTACCTGCTGCTTTTGGTGGTGGCCTTTGTGCACTGCTGGAAGTTGATTGGCAACACGCAAGTGAGCGGC gtgagtgtgtttgttgagtgtgtgtgtcgcGGCGTGTGTCTGCTGGTGCTTCCAGTGCTGCTCTATGTCCTTTGCTTCTACGTGCACCTCACTCTTCTACACCGCAGTGGACCACACGACCAGCTGATGACCCCCGCCTTCCAAGCCAGCCTCGAG GGCGGTCTGTCCCGGATCACGGAAGGTCAACCTCTGGAGGTTGCGTATGGCAGTCAGGTGACTTTGAGAAGCTCCACCTCACAACCAATCCCATGCTGGCTGCATTCTCACAAAGCCAACTATCCAATCAG gtATGATAGTGGTCGCGGCAGCTCTCACCAGCAGCAGGTAACGTGTTACGCCTTCAAGGACGTCAACAATTGGTGGATCGTTAAAAGCGCTGCCAG GGCCGACCTGGCGGTGGGCCGTCCTCCTCGCGCGGTACGTCACGGCGACGTGGTCCAGCTGCTCCACGGAATGACGTCGCGGTTGCTCAACAG CCACGACGTCGCGGCCCCCGTGAGCCCCCACGCTCAGGAAGTGTCGTGCTACATCGATTTCAACGTGTCCATGCCCACGCAGAACCTTTGGAAAGTG GACATCGTGAACCGCGAGGACGATTCCGAGGTGTGGAAGACGATCGTGTCGGAGGTTCGCTTGGTTCATGTCAACACATCGGCCGTCCTCAAG cTCAGCGGCTTGTCTCTTCCTGATTGGGCGGCGGGTCAGATGGAGGTGGTGGCCGAGAAGGTGAAAGGTCACGGCAGCGGCGCGACGTGGACGGTGGAGGAGCACCGATACGGAACCA GTGAGGAGCAGAAGGACAGGGAGGCGGAGCTTCAGTCCCCCACATACATGGACGTGAGCCGCAAGATTTCGTTGTGGTCCAAGTTTCTGGAGGTTCAG TGGCGGATGTTGACGGTGAAGCAGGAAGACTCCGAGCACAAATACAGCTCCGCCCCTTCGGAGTGGATCACCATGGAAACCAACATCGCCTACTGGCTCCACCCCTCCACCAAT GCTCAGATCCATCTGATTGGTAACCCGGTATCATGGGGCGTGGCCAACCTCAGCCTACTGGCCTATCACATCATGGCAGCCATCTACCTGCTGAGGAGGAGGCGGGGCATCAAAGACTTGCCTGACG tgGCGTGGGAGCGTTTTGTGTCAGTGGGCGTGATGTGTGTGGGCGGCTGGTTGTTGAATTTCGTTCCGTTCGTGTTGATGGACAAGCGTCTGTTCCTGTACCACTACCTGCCCGCTCTCGTCTTCCTGCACCTGCTCAGCGCCGCCCTGCTGGAGCACGTGCACACGCACGTGCTCAG caAGGACACGCACCGTCGCGTGCTGCTGGCGTGCGCGTTTGTCACGTGGGTGTGCGTCTTCCTGTCCTATCGCGCCTTCAGCCCTTTGACTTTTGGCAGCCCGGAGTTGTCGGCCAATCAGCTGCGAGCGCTCAAGTGGAGGAGCTCCTGGGACATCCTATACCGCCGCCGCTAG
- the snapc4 gene encoding snRNA-activating protein complex subunit 4, with translation MSLCEQRDRIQQQVELLQRRLCASNSELQQLSSDSDDESGEDTDLEAAPSVAGLLASRQKIETEIQNLENILGPHSPVSVSDGDDDDDDDDGGNSSGESELGLSTTVDSCLQMNLVYQQILQEKLKQLETLLAHNQRQQKEAVAQLSGPIREASKEEPASSSAYPKHGALFLGHFLKPYFKSKVTGLGPPANQDAKEKMMKMKGCLDNSKMKVKRWESWQKTLLINSVSKDGLRRLLQPKLSRLDYLTQKLSSSDKSEDEKRQLKAHVENLEKDIESIKLKKEEELVGDQNEYHDWHKIANIDFEGLRQADDLRLFWQNFLHPSINKNRWSAEEVQKLKEVSARNQESNWDLIAKELQTGRTAFMCLQTFQRFISSSLKRGAWTPAEDQKLTQMVEKMRIGNFIPYTQICYFMEGRDTPQLIYRWSSVLDPQLKKGTWSTEEDQLLLRAVARHGEKRWWKIRSEVPGRTDGACRDRYLDCLKEGTRRGAFDLDEQQLLLRLLDKHGAGRWAKIAAEIPHRNDAQCLREWKKMMRRAKEPLKTRRRIPKTSQETKTMKNEKTKLRASIRSRLQRIKEQEDSSQEDEDEVKYMDTGGEDEETEESSMDSKCEEDEADDAEEDNDYYLVPPMHQWIPQEESPESSFHRATLVTLEPASADPPSGPAAVRSTVVAEFGRSVVVGPPPRRLSWEERHAGGAMLMMSQEQLHSHLSHQANKYNKLRPRRHPPKKGHVTVTEMDYMLQAAVLPWVGNVLVPSPATPTLADALGDKTTLSSTPVFRLLLRAMTVDVSGCKDVIVRRGCDKLTPPPWRPLLPRPPPPKPELTPALPPPRHKNPKTVAAMLYTNRARPPGVMQRAPPAGFLPHGPPSICLVATPPLLPKAPLPLRPFQVQPQTWCRLPFILPCAPPRPPPPSVWLLTTPPLSGGLSGPAHPSLPTSPLSVHLVSPPLLAGPVRPSLTTTALAPPPLDCSSAAPASAPSGSVTRDHDYSGPAPKPPPARRKRGCEEDSGGRTHTNVGKRIRKSSQKAQALTRERRRQGCRKSQPKKGGAAQVTSPPRAHVPSSLAASGGLVQLLQALPPVPRGLRPLPPAGGAGLNIDPSLVFSGSPVTVADWLVGRGGVAVPESGVSLPYLPPCSSSLNALAAVLADKTKNASAARQLVQRATQATPSCLPEDSADETMCLLRSLVRERLGSNPAFRLLKARFLSVFALPALLATLRPVATLTSSRAPEVEKKVKNAKQRTQKHNGWRTFSCDGSGSPANHFSGISATGPALPAQPRPSEAVSNQ, from the exons ATGTCGTTGTGCGAGCAGAGGGACAGGATCCAGCAGCAGGTGGAACTTCTGCAACGCCGTTTGTGTGCCAGCAACAGCGAACTGCAGCAACTCAGCAGCGACTCAG ATGACGAGTCCGGCGAAGACACGGACCTGGAGGCGGCGCCG tCCGTTGCAGGTCTGCTGGCTAGCAGGCAAAAGATCGAGACAGAGATCCAGAACCTGGAGAACATTCTGGGACCGCACAGCCCCGTCAGTGTGTCAG AtggtgacgacgacgacgacgacgacgacggcggcaACAGCAGCGGTGAAAGTGAG CTGGGTCTGTCCACCACCGTGGACTCGTGTCTTCAGATGAACCTGGTGTACCAGCAGATCCTTCAAGAAAAGCTCAAGCAGCTGGAGACTCTTCTGGCGCACAACCAGCGACAAcag aAGGAGGCAGTGGCTCAGCTGTCCGGGCCAATCAGAGAAGCTTCCAAAGAAGAGCCCGCCTCCTCGTCGGCGTACCCGAAGCACGGCGCCTTGTTCCTGGGCCACTTCTTGAAGCCGTACTTCAAGAGCAAAGTCACAGGcctg GGTCCTCCGGCCAATCAGGATGCGAAGgagaagatgatgaagatgaagggTTGCCTGGACAACAGCAAGATGAAAGTCAAGCGAT GGGAGAGCTGGCAGAAAACCTTGCTGATCAACTCCGTTTCCAAAGACGGTCTGAGGAGACTCCTCCAACCCAAGCTGTCCAG gtTGGACTACTTGACTCAGAAGTTGTCTTCATCGGACAAGTCCGAAGACGAGAAGCGGCAGCTCAAAGCTCACGTTGAAAATCTGGAGAAAGACATTGAATCCATCAA AttgaagaaggaggaggagcttGTCGGGGACCAGAACGAGTACCACGACTGGCACAAGATCGCCAACATTGAC TTTGAAGGCTTGCGCCAGGCGGACGACCTTCGCCTCTTCTGGCAGAACTTTCTGCATCCCTCCATCAACAAGAACCGCTGGAGCGCTGAAGAGGTTCAGAAGCTTAAGGAGGTCAGCGCCAGAAACCAAGAGAGCAACTGGGACCTCATCGCTAAGGAGTTACAG ACGGGCCGCACCGCTTTCATGTGCCTGCAGACGTTCCAGAGGTTCATCTCGTCCTCTCTCAAGCGCGGGGCCTGGACCCCCGCCGAGGACCAAAAGCTCACGCAGATGGTTGAGAAGATGCGGATCGGGAACTTCATACCGTACACGCAGA tCTGCTACTTCATGGAGGGTCGAGACACGCCGCAGCTCATCTACCGATGGAGTTCAGTTCTAGACCCCCAGCTGAAGAAAGGAACCTGGTCCACAGAGGAGGACCAG CTGCTGCTGAGAGCGGTCGCACGTCACGGGGAGAAGAGGTGGTGGAAGATCCGCTCGGAGGTCCCCGGCCGCACCGACGGAGCCTGCAGGGACCG ATACTTGGACTGCCTGAAGGAAGGAACCAGGAGAGGAGCCTTTGACTTGGATGAGCAGCAACTCCTCCTCCGGCTGCTGGACAAACATGGCGCCG GTCGCTGGGCGAAGATCGCGGCAGAAATTCCACACCGCAACGATGCTCAATGTCTCagagaatggaaaaaaatgatgagACGCGCAAAAGAGCCTTTGAAG ACAAGACGACGAATACCAAAGACCTCCCAGGAAACCAAGACCATGAAGAATGAGAAAACCAAGTTGAGGGCAAGCATTAGGAGCCGTCTGCAGAGAATCAAAGAGCAGGAGGACAGCAGCCAGGAAGACGAGGATGAGGTCAAGTACATGGACACTGGGGGCGAAGACGAGGAAACGGAAGAGAGTTCAATGGACAGCAAGTGTGAGGAAGACGAGGCGGATGATGCAGAGGAGGACAACGATTACTACCTGGTCCCACCCATGCACCAGTGGATTCCGCAGGAGGAAAGTCCAGAGTCCAGTTTCCACCGTGCAACGCTGGTGACGCTGGAGCCGGCATCCGCCGACCCCCCGTCGGGCCCGGCGGCCGTCCGCTCCACGGTGGTGGCCGAGTTCGGCCGCTCGGTGGTGGTGGGCCCGCCGCCCCGGCGGCTGAGCTGGGAGGAGCGCCACGCGGGCGGCGCCATGCTGATGATGTCCCAGGAGCAGCTGCACTCGCACCTGTCTCACCAGGCCAACAAGTACAACAAGCTCCGCCCCCGCCGCCACCCCCCCAAGAAGGGCCACGTGACGGTCACAGAGATGGACTACATGCTGCAAGCCGCCGTGTTACCTTGGGTGGGGAATGTGCTCGTGCCCAGCCCAGCCACCCCCACGCTGGCCGACGCCCTCGGGGACAAGACGACGCTGAGCTCCACCCCTGTCTTCAGGCTCCTCCTCCGCGCCATGACGGTGGATGTCTCTGGCTGCAAAGACGTCATCGTCAGGCGGGGCTGCGACAAGCTGACCCCACCCCCGTGGAGACCCCTCCTACCGCGCCCGCCACCGCCAAAGCCCGAATTGACACCCGCCTTACCACCCCCACGCCACAAGAACCCCAAGAcggtggcggccatgttgtaCACCAACCGGGCCCGCCCCCCGGGGGTGATGCAACGAGCTCCCCCcgctggcttcctcccacacgGCCCTCCTTCAATCTGCCTCGTGGCCACGCCCCCTTTGTTGCCCAAGGCACCTCTACCTCTGCGTCCTTTTCAAGTCCAACCACAG ACGTGGTGCCGCCTCCCGTTTATCCTCCCCTGCGCTCCTCCCAGGCCCCCTCCACCCTCCGTCTGGCTGCTAACCACGCCCCCTCTTTCTGGAGGCCTCTCTGGCCCCGCCCACCCGTCCTTGCCCACGTCCCCTCTTTCTGTGCACCTCGTGTCCCCACCCCTCCTCGCTGGCCCTGTACGCCCATCCTTGACCACAACCGCTCTAGCTCCGCCCCCTCTCGACTGCTCTTCTGCGGCGCCCGCCTCGGCCCCGTCCGGCTCCGTCACTCGTGACCACGACTACAGCGGTCCTGCCCCCAAGCCGCCGCCCGCGAGGAGGAAGCGGGGGTGCGAGGAAGATTCTGGGGGCAGAACTCACACCAATGTGGGGAAGCGAATCAGGAAGTCGAGTCAGAAGGCCCAG GCTTTGACCCGTGAGAGGAGGAGACAGGGTTGTCGTAAATCCCAGCCCAAAAAGGGTGGCGCCGCACAAGTGACTTCCCCCCCCCGGGCGCACGTGCCGTCTTCATTGGCCGCTTCCGGTGGGCTCGTTCAACTGCTGCAAGCTCTGCCTCCGGTGCCCCGCGGGCTCAGGCCCCTCCCCCCCGCAGGCGGGGCGGGCCTGAACATTGACCCCTCCCTGGTGTTCTCGGGGTCGCCTGTGACGGTCGCAGATTGGCTGGTCGGCCGTGGAGGCGTGGCCGTGCCGGAATCGGGCGTGTCCCTGCCGTACCTGCCGCCGTGCAGCAGCAGCCTGAACGCGCTCGCTGCCGTCCTTGCTGACAAAACGAAGAACGCTAGTGCCGCCAGGCAACTTGTACAGCGCGCCACACAGGCCACGCCCTCTTGCCTGCCTGAAGACAGCGCTGACGAAACAA TGTGTTTGTTGCGAAGTTTGGTGAGGGAGCGTTTGGGATCCAATCCGGCGTTCCGGCTGCTGAAGGCTCGCTTCCTGTCAGTGTTCGCCCTCCCCGCCCTCCTCGCCACCCTGAGGCCCGTCGCCACGTTGACGTCGTCACGCGCACCTGAAGTCGAGAAGAAAGTGAAGAACGCCAAACAAAGGACACAAAAGCACAACGGATGG AGAACGTTTTCATGCGATGGCTCGGGATCTCCAGCCAATCACTTCTCAGGAATCAGCGCCACTGGCCCTGCCCTCCCTGCCCAGCCCCGCCCCAGTGAGGCTGTCAGCAACCAATGA
- the LOC133475704 gene encoding noelin-like isoform X2, with protein MESEENVLQSFLLILLLAASCTMVGPAAPQRQAGQAQERGGWQVFSSAQYSGGGCVCTVVTPHDAVCSRDARSKQVRRLLDKNMSRSIEDLDQRTRQDIGMVEKMEAELRGLERKFKAVEAGHESNRARHYQAVKAKMEELRPLIPLLEAYKADALLVRRFREEAANVTATLAELHDRMALVDYQDLHARVAGLEERLHACMQRLACGKLTRIAEPVIVKTSGSRFGSWMTDPLAPAGDNRVWYMDGYHNNRFVREYESLSDFMTSDNFTSHRLPHPWSGTGQVVLNGSLYFNKFQSHTLIKFDLKSSLISRSRQLDFAGYNNMYHYSWGGHSDIDLMVDEGGLWAVYATNQNAGNIVLSRLDPDSLQVLRSWTTNHPKRSAGEAFMVCGTLYVTNGYSGATKVYYAFATNSSTYEYIDVPLANTYGHISMLDYNPRDRALYAWNNGRQLLYNVTLYHVIQ; from the exons ATGGAGTCGGAAGAGAATGTGCTCCAGTCGTTTCTTCTCATCCTTCTGCTCgccgcctcctgcacgatg gtgggtCCGGCGGCCCCGCAGAGGCAGGCGGGTCAGGCTCAGGAGCGCGGCGGCTGGCAGGTATTCAGCTCGGCCCAGTACTCAGGGGGCGGCTGCGTGTGTACGGTGGTGACCCCCCACGACGCCGTCTGCTCCCGAGACGCTCGCAGCAAGCAAGTGCGACGCCTGCTGGACAAG AACATGAGCCGCTCCATCGAGGATTTGGACCAGCGCACCCGGCAGGACATCGGCATGGTGGAGAAGATGGAGGCGGAGCTAAGAGGTCTGGAGAGGAAGTTCAAAGCGGTGGAGGCGGGGCATGAGAGCAACAGGGCCAGGCACTACCAG GCCGTGAAGGCCAAGATGGAGGAGCTGCGTCCGCTCATCCCGCTGTTGGAGGCGTACAAGGCCGACGCCCTTCTGGTCCGGCGCTTCAGGGAGGAGGCGGCCAACGTGACGGCGACGCTGGCCGAGCTGCACGACCGCATGGCCCTGGTGGACTATCAGGACCTGCACGCGCGCGTGGCCGGCCTGGAGGAGCGGCTGCACGCCTGCATGCAGCGGCTTG CTTGCGGGAAGCTAACGAGAATCGCCGAGCCCGTCATCGTCAAGACCTCCGGGTCCAGGTTTGGGTCCTGGATGACGGACCCGCTCGCACCCGCCGGAGACAACAGA GTGTGGTACATGGACGGCTACCATAACAACCGCTTCGTGCGCGAGTACGAGTCGCTGTCGGACTTCATGACGTCGGACAACTTCACGTCGCACCGCCTGCCTCACCCGTGGTCCGGGACAGGTCAGGTGGTTCTGAACGGCTCGCTATACTTCAACAAGTTCCAGAGTCACACGCTGATCAAGTTCGACCTGAAGTCTTCGCTCATCAGCCGCTCGCGCCAGCTCGACTTCGCCGGCTACAACAACATGTACCACTACTCGTGGGGGGGGCACTCCGACATCGACCTGATGGTAGACGAGGGCGGGCTGTGGGCCGTCTACGCTACCAACCAGAACGCCGGCAACATCGTGCTGAGTCGGCTGGACCCCGACAGTCTTCAGGTGCTGCGCAGCTGGACCACCAACCATCCCAAGCGCAGCGCCGGCGAGGCCTTCATGGTCTGCGGGACGCTATACGTCACCAACGGTTACTCGGGTGCCACCAAGGTTTACTACGCCTTCGCCACCAATTCGTCCACATACGAGTACATCGACGTGCCCCTCGCCAACACCTACGGGCACATCTCCATGCTGGACTACAACCCGCGCGACAGGGCGCTCTACGCTTGGAACAACGGGCGACAGCTCCTCTACAACGTCACGCTCTACCACGTCATACAGTAA
- the LOC133475704 gene encoding noelin-like isoform X1: MESEENVLQSFLLILLLAASCTMVGPAAPQRQAGQAQERGGWQVFSSAQYSGGGCVCTVVTPHDAVCSRDARSKQVRRLLDKVQNMSRSIEDLDQRTRQDIGMVEKMEAELRGLERKFKAVEAGHESNRARHYQAVKAKMEELRPLIPLLEAYKADALLVRRFREEAANVTATLAELHDRMALVDYQDLHARVAGLEERLHACMQRLACGKLTRIAEPVIVKTSGSRFGSWMTDPLAPAGDNRVWYMDGYHNNRFVREYESLSDFMTSDNFTSHRLPHPWSGTGQVVLNGSLYFNKFQSHTLIKFDLKSSLISRSRQLDFAGYNNMYHYSWGGHSDIDLMVDEGGLWAVYATNQNAGNIVLSRLDPDSLQVLRSWTTNHPKRSAGEAFMVCGTLYVTNGYSGATKVYYAFATNSSTYEYIDVPLANTYGHISMLDYNPRDRALYAWNNGRQLLYNVTLYHVIQ; the protein is encoded by the exons ATGGAGTCGGAAGAGAATGTGCTCCAGTCGTTTCTTCTCATCCTTCTGCTCgccgcctcctgcacgatg gtgggtCCGGCGGCCCCGCAGAGGCAGGCGGGTCAGGCTCAGGAGCGCGGCGGCTGGCAGGTATTCAGCTCGGCCCAGTACTCAGGGGGCGGCTGCGTGTGTACGGTGGTGACCCCCCACGACGCCGTCTGCTCCCGAGACGCTCGCAGCAAGCAAGTGCGACGCCTGCTGGACAAG GTGCAGAACATGAGCCGCTCCATCGAGGATTTGGACCAGCGCACCCGGCAGGACATCGGCATGGTGGAGAAGATGGAGGCGGAGCTAAGAGGTCTGGAGAGGAAGTTCAAAGCGGTGGAGGCGGGGCATGAGAGCAACAGGGCCAGGCACTACCAG GCCGTGAAGGCCAAGATGGAGGAGCTGCGTCCGCTCATCCCGCTGTTGGAGGCGTACAAGGCCGACGCCCTTCTGGTCCGGCGCTTCAGGGAGGAGGCGGCCAACGTGACGGCGACGCTGGCCGAGCTGCACGACCGCATGGCCCTGGTGGACTATCAGGACCTGCACGCGCGCGTGGCCGGCCTGGAGGAGCGGCTGCACGCCTGCATGCAGCGGCTTG CTTGCGGGAAGCTAACGAGAATCGCCGAGCCCGTCATCGTCAAGACCTCCGGGTCCAGGTTTGGGTCCTGGATGACGGACCCGCTCGCACCCGCCGGAGACAACAGA GTGTGGTACATGGACGGCTACCATAACAACCGCTTCGTGCGCGAGTACGAGTCGCTGTCGGACTTCATGACGTCGGACAACTTCACGTCGCACCGCCTGCCTCACCCGTGGTCCGGGACAGGTCAGGTGGTTCTGAACGGCTCGCTATACTTCAACAAGTTCCAGAGTCACACGCTGATCAAGTTCGACCTGAAGTCTTCGCTCATCAGCCGCTCGCGCCAGCTCGACTTCGCCGGCTACAACAACATGTACCACTACTCGTGGGGGGGGCACTCCGACATCGACCTGATGGTAGACGAGGGCGGGCTGTGGGCCGTCTACGCTACCAACCAGAACGCCGGCAACATCGTGCTGAGTCGGCTGGACCCCGACAGTCTTCAGGTGCTGCGCAGCTGGACCACCAACCATCCCAAGCGCAGCGCCGGCGAGGCCTTCATGGTCTGCGGGACGCTATACGTCACCAACGGTTACTCGGGTGCCACCAAGGTTTACTACGCCTTCGCCACCAATTCGTCCACATACGAGTACATCGACGTGCCCCTCGCCAACACCTACGGGCACATCTCCATGCTGGACTACAACCCGCGCGACAGGGCGCTCTACGCTTGGAACAACGGGCGACAGCTCCTCTACAACGTCACGCTCTACCACGTCATACAGTAA